From one Lycium ferocissimum isolate CSIRO_LF1 chromosome 5, AGI_CSIRO_Lferr_CH_V1, whole genome shotgun sequence genomic stretch:
- the LOC132058607 gene encoding eukaryotic initiation factor 4A-11-like, which yields MEGRNDIPWNTFDNHQAYPAAHIAPSPMPPPPRPPPILLQMPPPMPHVDMQHVEIHILLDENRRLVEDRTSLQHELGAAREELRHMKAQHEIECMKLMGRGLELINELAATIPLQNEINHLRNEVTRLFTIKQDLSSQVETLTEDLARLQVENEQILSLRAEIDGLHRQLLCARTAAEYENKAKMELMDQIQTIKKGLEKASTIQQRDIDPFCRGLDVIQRLQSVSEKIAVFCSEIIQQLNYGLVRCQVLFLVPTHERAQQIENLMRALGSHLGVKIHASVGATSVEEDKHIILAGVHLIVGTPGRVLDMLRRRKPALRPNHIRMFVLDEANEMLSMAFDEQIYDILQFLPAKVQVVPIYDTMPADVLEITRKFMNKPVKILVKFDEPTLEY from the exons ATGGAAGGAAGGAATGACATTCCTTGGAACACATTTGATAACCATCAGGCTTACCCTGCAGCACATATTGCCCCGAGTCCTATGCCACCGCCACCCAGACCTCCTCCCATACTTCTGCAAATGCCTCCGCCCATGCCTCATGTTGATATGCAACATGTTGAAATCCATATACTTTTGGATGAAAACCGGAGATTGGTTGAAGATCGAACTTCCCTGCAACATGAACTAGGTGCTGCTAGGGAGGAACTTCGTCACATGAAGGCTCAGCATGAAATCGAATGTATGAAACTCATGGGAAGGGGTTTGGAGCTGATAAACGAACTCGCAGCTACTATACCTCTTCAAAATGAGATTAATCACCTCCGTAATGAAGTTACGAGGCTTTTTACCATTAAACAAGATCTCTCTAGCCAGGTAGAGACACTCACAGAGGACCTTGCCAGGCTGCAAGTTGAAAACGAACAGATACTTTCTTTAAGGGCTGAGATAGATGGACTGCATCGACAACTTTTGTGTGCTAG GACTGCTGCTGAGTATGAAAATAAAGCTAAAATGGAACTGATGGATCAGATACAGACAATTAAAAaag GTCTTGAGAAAGCATCCACGATCCAGCAAAGAGATATAGATCCATTCTGCAGGGGACTGGATGTAATTCAGCGTCTTCAGTCTGTCTCGGAGAAGATAGCTGTATTTTGTTCTGAAATTATACAGCAGCTCAACTATGGTTTAGTTCGTTGCCAAGTCTTGTTTTTGGTACCTACTCATGAACGTGCACAGCAGATTGAGAATCTCATGCGAGCTCTTGGCAGCCACCTTGGAGTAAAGATCCATGCTAGTGTAGGTGCTACTAGCGTCGAGGAGGATAAGCATATTATATTAGCTGGTGTTCATCTCATTGTTGGTACACCTGGGCGTGTATTGGACATGTTGCGGAGACGAAAACCAGCTCTCCGTCCTAATCATATTAGAATGTTTGTGCTAGACGAGGCTAATGAAATGCTTTCAATGGCATTTGATGAACAG ATATATGACATTTTGCAGTTTTTGCCTGCCAAAGTTCAAGTAGTGCCTATTTATGACACCATGCCGGCAGATGTCCTTGAAATCACGAGGAAGTTCATGAATAAGCCAGTGAAAATCTTGGTCAAATTTGATGAACCGACTCTTGAGTATTAA